In Amycolatopsis solani, a single window of DNA contains:
- a CDS encoding polysaccharide lyase family 7 protein — protein sequence MRVRALFVLLAVPALAAATALPAVAADPSVAPGGNFDLSVWQLQEPVGSPGKPTTISSSRLQGANGFQDSYFYTDTRDGAMTFWAPEKGVTTPNSNYARSELREMNRDGSAANWSLSGSHKLSATLRVVSVTSNVCVGQVHLGTGGSSTKPLLELYYRASGDIVLGTENSPDGGQTPHTVGHVSLGKTWTYTIGISGGNTIDLTVNGSTTHYSIPSSFKAYKQYFKAGSYNQSSSDSTTKGARVAFYGLNVSHG from the coding sequence ATGCGCGTGCGTGCCTTGTTCGTCCTGCTGGCGGTCCCGGCCCTGGCCGCGGCCACCGCGTTGCCCGCCGTGGCGGCGGACCCGTCCGTGGCCCCGGGCGGCAACTTCGACCTCTCGGTCTGGCAGCTGCAGGAGCCGGTCGGCTCCCCCGGGAAGCCGACCACGATCTCGTCGTCCCGCCTGCAGGGCGCGAACGGCTTCCAGGACAGCTACTTCTACACCGACACCCGCGACGGCGCGATGACCTTCTGGGCGCCGGAAAAGGGCGTCACCACACCGAATTCGAACTACGCGCGGTCGGAGCTGCGCGAGATGAACCGCGACGGGTCCGCGGCGAACTGGTCGCTGAGCGGGTCGCACAAGCTCAGCGCGACGCTGCGCGTGGTGTCGGTGACGTCGAACGTGTGCGTCGGCCAGGTGCACCTGGGCACCGGCGGCTCGTCGACGAAACCGTTGCTGGAGCTGTACTACCGCGCGAGCGGCGACATCGTGCTGGGCACGGAGAACTCACCCGACGGCGGGCAGACGCCGCACACCGTCGGCCACGTCTCGCTCGGCAAGACGTGGACCTACACGATCGGCATTTCCGGGGGCAACACGATCGACCTCACGGTCAACGGCAGCACCACGCACTACAGCATCCCGTCGTCGTTCAAGGCGTACAAGCAGTACTTCAAGGCCGGCTCGTACAACCAGTCCTCTTCGGACAGCACGACGAAGGGCGCACGAGTCGCGTTCTACGGCTTGAACGTTTCCCACGGCTGA
- a CDS encoding flavin reductase family protein translates to MKTETPAHTAIEPGILYFGTPVVLISSSNEDGSANLAPMSSAFWLGWRAMLGLGARSKTTRNLLRTGECVLNLPSDALAGAVDRLALTTGSDPVPDGKLKRGYFHVAEKFERAGLTPVASETVAPPRVAECPVAMEAVLEAVHPVAGDDERQRGGIVAIEVRVQRVFVHENIRVAGSDDHIDPDRWRPLIMSFQKLYGLGPQVHPSTLARIPERLYRGPDIDRARGVTSRSAVPAGERAS, encoded by the coding sequence GTGAAGACGGAAACCCCTGCGCACACGGCCATCGAGCCGGGCATCCTCTACTTCGGCACCCCGGTCGTGCTCATCTCCAGCAGCAACGAAGACGGCTCCGCCAACCTGGCCCCCATGTCCTCGGCCTTCTGGCTCGGCTGGCGTGCGATGCTCGGGCTCGGCGCCCGCTCGAAGACCACCCGAAACCTGCTCCGCACCGGCGAATGCGTGCTCAACCTGCCCTCCGACGCGCTCGCCGGAGCCGTCGACCGGCTCGCGCTGACCACCGGGTCCGATCCCGTGCCGGACGGCAAGCTCAAGCGGGGGTACTTCCACGTCGCGGAGAAGTTCGAGCGGGCCGGGCTCACGCCCGTGGCGTCCGAAACCGTTGCGCCGCCGCGGGTTGCCGAATGCCCGGTTGCCATGGAGGCCGTCCTGGAGGCCGTGCACCCGGTGGCAGGCGACGACGAACGGCAGCGCGGCGGGATCGTCGCGATCGAGGTGCGCGTGCAGCGCGTCTTCGTGCACGAAAACATCCGGGTGGCCGGCAGCGACGACCACATCGACCCGGATCGGTGGCGGCCGCTCATCATGAGCTTCCAGAAGCTCTACGGCCTCGGCCCGCAGGTCCACCCCTCGACGCTGGCCCGGATCCCCGAGCGGCTCTACCGGGGCCCGGACATCGACCGCGCCCGCGGGGTCACGTCGCGGTCAGCCGTGCCGGCCGGGGAGCGAGCGTCCTGA
- a CDS encoding 2-dehydropantoate 2-reductase produces MSDLRILVVGAGATGGYFGGRLLQAGRDVTFLVRPGRAKVLRDSGLRIVGLGEDTVLEPPLAETGTLEETYDLVLLAVKATGLAPAIDDFAPAVGPGTLVLPFLNGLAHVDALSARFGEGAVLGGVAKVMTTIDDDGAIRRLGPLQHLAYGARTEPAPPRLADVDAALNGAGFPAVLSGRITEAMWAKWVFIAAIGAVNSLLRGTIGEVVAVPGGAEFAEAVVAEAAAVAEAAGYPVPQADLEATRKTVTDPSTVGSSLYRDLLGGHPVEGEQIFGDLTARGRALGVATPLLDLVSLQLRVHQHRIG; encoded by the coding sequence GTGAGCGACTTGCGGATTCTGGTGGTGGGCGCCGGCGCGACCGGCGGGTACTTCGGCGGACGGCTGCTGCAGGCCGGCCGGGACGTCACGTTCCTCGTCCGGCCGGGCCGGGCGAAGGTGCTGCGGGACAGCGGCCTGCGGATCGTCGGGCTCGGCGAGGACACGGTGCTCGAGCCGCCGCTGGCCGAGACCGGGACGCTCGAGGAGACCTACGACCTCGTGCTGCTCGCGGTCAAGGCGACCGGCCTCGCCCCGGCCATCGACGATTTCGCCCCCGCGGTCGGCCCGGGCACGCTGGTCCTGCCGTTCCTCAACGGCCTCGCCCACGTGGACGCCCTCAGCGCCCGGTTCGGCGAGGGCGCCGTGCTCGGCGGCGTCGCCAAGGTGATGACCACGATCGACGACGACGGCGCGATCCGACGGCTGGGCCCGCTGCAGCACCTGGCCTACGGCGCCCGCACCGAGCCCGCCCCGCCGCGGCTGGCCGACGTCGACGCCGCGCTGAACGGCGCCGGGTTCCCCGCCGTCCTCAGCGGCCGGATCACCGAGGCGATGTGGGCGAAATGGGTGTTCATCGCCGCGATCGGCGCGGTCAACAGCCTGCTGCGCGGCACGATCGGCGAGGTCGTCGCGGTGCCGGGCGGCGCGGAGTTCGCCGAAGCCGTGGTGGCCGAAGCGGCCGCCGTCGCCGAAGCCGCCGGGTACCCGGTGCCGCAAGCGGACCTCGAAGCGACGCGCAAGACCGTGACGGACCCCTCGACGGTGGGATCTTCGCTGTACCGGGACCTGCTCGGCGGTCACCCGGTCGAGGGGGAGCAGATCTTCGGCGATCTCACCGCGCGTGGCCGCGCGCTCGGGGTGGCCACGCCGCTGCTGGACCTCGTCAGCCTGCAGTTGCGCGTCCACCAGCACCGCATCGGGTGA
- a CDS encoding ESX secretion-associated protein EspG codes for MAERFEFVLGVVEALVVGRATGGDVRRYPLRAGNLPADPVRFVRVARQVYDALEERRLSVSGELHPGVRTAFELLAEPRVSVAVSGIDGLGADVAVLVVTDGAQALGITQAPDTDELLFSLFADEELVEVVTGVLPPAPAATTGKHVVHRAAGREVSAMTAKRIADAEFEEEETDAFGMIEVKAVVRPGRRPPARKPSDVAVLERVLAEPRLGGGHIAVTAQGRRGERVAGEPLSWLDTADGRYLVHTTTGEAGELTAEYVPAGRADLARAIRDAIAAVY; via the coding sequence ATGGCGGAGCGGTTCGAGTTCGTCCTCGGGGTCGTCGAAGCTCTCGTAGTCGGCAGGGCGACGGGCGGAGACGTCCGGCGGTACCCGCTGCGAGCGGGCAACCTGCCGGCCGACCCGGTGCGGTTCGTGCGGGTCGCGCGGCAGGTGTACGACGCGCTCGAGGAGCGGCGGCTGTCGGTTTCCGGCGAGCTGCACCCCGGCGTGCGCACGGCGTTCGAGCTGCTCGCCGAGCCCCGGGTTTCGGTTGCGGTGAGCGGGATCGACGGCCTCGGCGCCGACGTCGCCGTGCTCGTGGTCACCGACGGCGCGCAGGCGCTCGGCATCACCCAGGCCCCGGACACCGACGAACTGCTGTTCTCGCTGTTCGCGGACGAGGAGCTCGTCGAGGTCGTCACGGGCGTGCTGCCCCCGGCCCCGGCCGCGACCACCGGCAAGCACGTCGTGCACCGCGCCGCCGGGCGCGAAGTGTCGGCCATGACGGCGAAGCGCATCGCCGACGCCGAGTTCGAGGAAGAAGAAACCGACGCCTTCGGGATGATCGAGGTCAAGGCCGTGGTGCGGCCGGGCCGCCGCCCGCCGGCGCGGAAGCCCTCGGACGTCGCCGTGCTCGAGCGCGTGCTCGCCGAACCCCGGCTGGGCGGCGGCCACATCGCCGTCACCGCGCAGGGGCGCCGCGGCGAGCGCGTCGCGGGCGAACCGCTGAGCTGGCTCGACACCGCCGACGGCCGCTACCTCGTGCACACGACGACCGGCGAGGCCGGTGAACTGACCGCGGAATACGTACCGGCCGGGCGGGCCGACCTCGCCCGCGCGATCCGCGACGCCATCGCCGCGGTGTACTGA
- a CDS encoding PPE domain-containing protein, producing the protein MAPTAESVSDPSSPDYNPRSPLYDVTADSSSKYYVGPLKTDNLPSGDEIREMATQQIDDEIRAGWLGPAVDPVLRDKKIQELYQQHLDAARHGLDEGLTMRENGGAPRTLWANASHEQMNDAITQDANPATVAETSEEWVSVGNELGTHQKTLGDAINASTSNWQGDAGDAVREHLAGVGKWLGATAQGASLAGRQQEIHSQALNETQRQMVANPPVQFDLQSTNQRLMSMTDPVQYAAAAGEAMQTYRAQTAARDHAAQIMTQYDETIGSAVATPRFPAPPKLPTATASRQLAGTRPDGSAGAGGAQPLLARDGMNPALDPTASGRTRADLDAAGLGGAGGAGGPGAGGAGIPGGGSGIPGGGSGSEGSGFSGSGIPGGGSGGGSGFSGAGIPAASGGGGAGGSGFSPSSIPNIPGGSFTGSGIPGSSVPGFDDSTTSSGFSPSGIPSSGGPGGGGYTPPSIPNIPDIPGGGSTGIRGGSPIPGFTPPGIDPITGLPTGTGPGGIPGGGKLPTIGRGGGINGESIASRLGGIGGGGAGGGSLGGIGGGGSGAGGGSGVGGGVRGTGAGNLAGGAASGAAAEAEAAAARNAGMAGKAGAAGSPGMGGMGAGAKGGKGDNDKEHKAADYLESDDPNFFAGEQVVAPPVIGDWKNQDWK; encoded by the coding sequence GTGGCACCCACCGCCGAGTCCGTCTCGGACCCGTCGTCCCCGGACTACAACCCGCGTAGCCCGCTCTACGACGTGACGGCCGATTCGTCGTCGAAGTACTACGTCGGGCCGCTGAAGACGGACAACCTGCCCTCGGGCGACGAGATCCGCGAGATGGCCACCCAGCAGATCGACGACGAGATCCGGGCCGGCTGGCTCGGCCCGGCCGTCGACCCGGTGCTGCGCGACAAGAAGATCCAGGAGCTGTACCAGCAGCACCTCGACGCGGCCCGCCACGGCCTCGACGAGGGCCTCACCATGCGTGAGAACGGCGGTGCCCCGAGGACCCTGTGGGCCAACGCCAGCCACGAGCAGATGAACGACGCCATCACCCAGGACGCCAACCCGGCGACCGTCGCGGAGACGTCGGAGGAGTGGGTCTCGGTCGGCAACGAGCTGGGCACGCACCAGAAGACCCTGGGCGACGCGATCAACGCGAGCACCAGCAACTGGCAGGGCGACGCCGGTGACGCCGTCCGCGAGCACCTCGCCGGCGTCGGCAAGTGGCTGGGCGCGACCGCGCAGGGCGCGTCGCTCGCCGGCCGCCAGCAGGAGATCCACTCGCAGGCGCTCAACGAGACCCAGCGCCAGATGGTCGCGAACCCGCCGGTCCAGTTCGACCTGCAGAGCACCAACCAGCGCCTGATGTCGATGACCGACCCGGTGCAGTACGCCGCGGCGGCCGGCGAGGCCATGCAGACCTACCGGGCCCAGACGGCCGCGCGCGACCACGCCGCGCAGATCATGACCCAGTACGACGAGACCATCGGCTCGGCGGTCGCCACGCCGCGGTTCCCGGCCCCGCCGAAGCTGCCGACCGCCACCGCTTCGCGTCAGCTGGCCGGCACCCGGCCCGACGGCAGCGCCGGGGCGGGCGGCGCGCAGCCGCTGCTGGCGCGCGACGGGATGAACCCGGCGCTGGACCCCACCGCCTCCGGCCGCACCCGGGCCGACCTCGACGCCGCCGGGCTCGGTGGCGCGGGTGGCGCGGGCGGCCCCGGTGCCGGCGGGGCCGGCATCCCCGGCGGCGGCTCGGGCATCCCGGGCGGCGGCTCGGGCTCGGAGGGCTCGGGCTTCTCCGGCAGCGGCATCCCCGGTGGTGGCAGCGGCGGCGGCTCCGGCTTCTCCGGGGCCGGCATCCCGGCCGCGAGCGGGGGCGGCGGCGCCGGCGGTTCGGGCTTCAGCCCGTCGTCGATCCCGAACATCCCCGGCGGCAGCTTCACCGGCTCCGGCATCCCCGGTTCGTCGGTCCCCGGCTTCGACGACTCGACGACTTCGTCCGGCTTCTCGCCGTCCGGGATCCCGTCGAGCGGCGGCCCGGGCGGGGGCGGCTACACCCCGCCGTCGATCCCGAACATCCCGGACATCCCCGGCGGCGGCAGCACCGGCATCCGCGGCGGCAGCCCGATCCCCGGGTTCACCCCGCCCGGCATCGACCCGATCACCGGGCTGCCCACCGGCACCGGCCCCGGCGGCATCCCCGGCGGTGGCAAGCTGCCCACCATCGGCCGCGGCGGCGGCATCAACGGTGAGAGCATCGCGAGCCGGCTCGGCGGCATCGGTGGCGGCGGCGCCGGGGGCGGGTCCCTCGGCGGCATCGGCGGCGGTGGCTCGGGCGCCGGCGGCGGTTCGGGTGTCGGCGGTGGCGTGCGCGGCACGGGCGCGGGCAACCTGGCCGGCGGTGCCGCGTCCGGCGCGGCCGCGGAGGCCGAAGCCGCGGCGGCGCGCAACGCGGGCATGGCGGGCAAGGCCGGCGCGGCCGGTTCGCCCGGCATGGGCGGCATGGGCGCCGGTGCCAAGGGCGGCAAGGGCGACAACGACAAGGAACACAAGGCGGCCGACTACCTCGAGAGCGACGACCCCAACTTCTTCGCGGGAGAGCAGGTCGTGGCACCCCCGGTGATCGGCGACTGGAAGAACCAGGATTGGAAGTGA
- a CDS encoding type VII secretion target, translating into MTAAGFEVEPDELVAHSSHVESLVDRLNTASAAADTAMSDHAYGLLCAFLPPIIRPTGEKAKEALTASMEGVRGLADNVKTAAQSYRDGEEANAQPFEKQLTASPRTAEARTNA; encoded by the coding sequence ATGACGGCGGCCGGCTTCGAGGTCGAACCGGACGAACTGGTCGCGCACTCGAGTCACGTCGAGAGCCTGGTCGACCGGCTCAACACGGCCTCCGCGGCAGCCGACACGGCGATGTCGGACCACGCCTACGGACTGCTGTGCGCGTTCCTCCCGCCGATCATCCGGCCGACGGGGGAGAAGGCGAAGGAGGCGCTGACCGCGTCGATGGAGGGCGTGCGCGGGCTGGCGGACAACGTCAAGACGGCCGCGCAGTCCTACCGCGATGGTGAAGAGGCCAACGCGCAGCCCTTCGAAAAGCAGCTCACGGCGTCGCCGCGGACGGCGGAAGCGAGGACGAACGCATGA
- a CDS encoding YbaB/EbfC family nucleoid-associated protein gives MTGANGLGDLMRDPDETIRRMDDWAAGFAAKAERYQAAQAETERLRLTSTSSDGAVSVTVGADGTVTDLTFSNKVKSFPLEELSRAILTTMRRAQSGIAEKVAGVMTERLGDEDRETRTALLDTLRGRFPDPDEPDEPQPPASPDPVPPAPSGGAAVPPSPSAPQASPPPRRRPDPVEDDNNPW, from the coding sequence ATGACCGGCGCGAACGGGCTCGGGGACCTGATGCGGGACCCCGACGAGACGATCCGCCGGATGGACGACTGGGCGGCCGGGTTCGCGGCGAAGGCCGAGCGCTACCAGGCCGCGCAGGCGGAGACCGAACGGCTGCGGCTGACCTCGACCAGCTCCGACGGCGCGGTCAGCGTCACCGTCGGCGCCGACGGCACGGTCACCGACCTGACGTTCTCCAACAAGGTCAAGTCGTTCCCGCTGGAGGAGCTGTCCCGGGCCATCCTGACCACCATGCGGCGGGCGCAGTCCGGCATCGCCGAGAAGGTGGCCGGCGTGATGACCGAGCGGCTCGGCGACGAGGACCGCGAGACCCGCACGGCGCTGCTCGACACGCTGCGCGGCCGGTTCCCCGACCCGGACGAGCCGGACGAGCCGCAGCCCCCGGCTTCGCCGGACCCCGTCCCGCCGGCCCCCTCGGGTGGCGCGGCGGTCCCGCCGTCGCCGTCGGCTCCGCAGGCTTCACCGCCGCCGCGGCGGCGCCCCGACCCGGTCGAGGACGACAACAACCCCTGGTGA
- a CDS encoding GNAT family N-acetyltransferase — MTGLITGSRVRLRPAAAPDAARFEEILSHPEVARWWADAEEPVAAQVSYLLDPDEGTTTYAIEHDDVVVGIELAFEEADPQYRHAGIDIAVHPDWQGRGLGSDAIRALAEHLFSVRGHHRVVIDPAADNDAAIKLYQSLGFRPVGRMRSYERGPDGSWHDGLLMDLLAEDLVPTAALTGS; from the coding sequence ATGACCGGCCTGATCACCGGTAGCCGTGTCCGGCTGCGGCCCGCCGCCGCCCCGGACGCCGCCCGGTTCGAGGAGATCCTGTCGCACCCCGAAGTCGCCCGCTGGTGGGCCGACGCCGAGGAGCCGGTGGCCGCCCAGGTGTCCTACTTGCTGGACCCGGACGAGGGCACCACGACCTACGCGATCGAGCACGACGACGTCGTCGTCGGTATCGAACTCGCCTTCGAGGAAGCGGATCCCCAGTACCGGCACGCCGGCATCGACATCGCGGTGCACCCGGACTGGCAGGGCCGCGGCCTGGGCTCGGACGCCATCCGGGCGCTGGCCGAGCACCTGTTCTCCGTGCGCGGGCACCACCGGGTGGTGATCGACCCCGCCGCGGACAACGACGCCGCGATCAAGCTCTACCAGTCCCTCGGCTTCCGGCCGGTCGGCCGGATGCGCTCCTACGAGCGCGGGCCCGACGGCAGCTGGCACGACGGGCTGCTGATGGACCTGCTCGCCGAGGACCTGGTCCCGACGGCCGCTCTCACGGGTTCGTGA
- a CDS encoding MFS transporter — protein sequence MTTGADATRQLRRVAVASAVGTTIEWYDYFIYSTATALVFGKLFFTTLSPASGTLAAFATLGVGFLARPVGGILWGHFGDRVGRKAMLVLSLLLMGVATVGVGLLPTYSAIGVWAPILLLVLRLLQGLSAGGEWGGAALMAVEHAPEGHRGRYGAFSQIGVPAGLILAQLMFFVLGRSMTDAQFASWGWRVPFLASIVLVVVGLVIRLRIEESPVFARLRDSEARSSRPMVEVLRERPRALLVASGSFIANTAIGYIFLAYLLSYGTSVLKIDRTTLLVVVIVGSVTWLVSILVSAAWSDRVGRKPVYLAGSVLLVLWPIPFFLLVDTRVTALLLLAVVVLNIGLGATYGPQSALFAELFEPRYRYSGASFSYAVGAVLGGGFAPSIAVALQSATGTSLSVSLYLVAVAVLSLVAVLFIPRSQPV from the coding sequence GTGACCACCGGCGCGGACGCGACCCGGCAGCTGAGACGGGTCGCCGTGGCGAGCGCGGTGGGGACCACCATCGAGTGGTACGACTACTTCATCTACAGCACGGCGACGGCGCTCGTGTTCGGCAAGCTCTTCTTCACCACGCTGTCGCCCGCCTCCGGCACCCTCGCCGCGTTCGCGACGCTCGGGGTCGGCTTCCTGGCCCGCCCGGTCGGCGGGATCCTTTGGGGCCACTTCGGCGACCGCGTCGGGCGCAAGGCGATGCTGGTGCTGTCCCTGCTCCTGATGGGCGTGGCCACGGTCGGCGTCGGGCTGCTGCCGACGTACTCCGCGATCGGGGTGTGGGCGCCGATCCTGCTGCTGGTCCTGCGGCTCCTCCAGGGGCTCAGCGCGGGCGGCGAATGGGGCGGGGCGGCGCTGATGGCGGTCGAGCACGCGCCGGAGGGCCACCGCGGCCGCTACGGCGCCTTCTCGCAGATCGGCGTCCCGGCCGGGCTGATCCTGGCGCAGCTGATGTTCTTCGTCCTCGGCCGGTCCATGACCGACGCGCAGTTCGCGTCGTGGGGCTGGCGGGTGCCGTTCCTGGCGAGCATCGTGCTGGTCGTCGTCGGCCTGGTGATCCGGCTGCGGATCGAGGAGAGCCCGGTGTTCGCGCGGTTGCGGGACTCCGAGGCCCGCAGCAGCCGCCCGATGGTCGAGGTGCTGCGCGAGCGGCCGCGGGCGCTGCTGGTGGCGTCCGGCAGCTTCATCGCGAACACCGCCATCGGGTACATCTTCCTGGCGTACCTGCTGTCCTACGGCACTTCGGTGCTGAAGATCGACCGCACCACGTTGCTCGTGGTGGTGATCGTCGGCAGCGTGACGTGGCTGGTGAGCATCCTCGTCTCGGCGGCGTGGTCGGACCGCGTGGGCCGCAAACCGGTGTACCTGGCCGGGTCCGTGCTGCTGGTGCTCTGGCCGATCCCGTTCTTCCTGCTGGTGGACACGCGCGTGACGGCGTTGCTGCTGCTGGCGGTGGTCGTGCTCAACATCGGCCTCGGCGCGACCTACGGGCCGCAGTCGGCGCTGTTCGCGGAGCTGTTCGAGCCGCGCTACCGCTACAGCGGAGCGTCGTTCTCGTACGCGGTCGGCGCGGTGCTGGGCGGCGGCTTCGCGCCGTCGATCGCGGTGGCGCTGCAATCCGCCACCGGGACTTCGCTTTCGGTGTCGCTCTACCTGGTGGCGGTGGCGGTGCTGAGCCTGGTCGCGGTGCTGTTCATCCCGCGCTCACAGCCGGTCTAG
- a CDS encoding SGNH/GDSL hydrolase family protein encodes MRRFLAVGAAILAGFGLLTTSGSANPESALPNLAQHAVGGWVGTWAAAPASAVANTPDGYPGFSIRNVVHTSAGGGRARVHLSNAFGATPLTFGHVTIAVQGSGPDAVPGTLRSLTFGGAPGVVVPAGAEALSDPADLRVPADANLLVTTYVPTKSGPVTYHPAAAQTSYFTRAGDFAASESGAPYTEQTSVWHYVSGVDVQGGAEATIVALGDSITDGVGSQSGANHRWPDYLADRLHGRFGVLNAGISANRLLLDVPGSGAGQNALSRFDRDVLGVGGVRTLIVLEGINDIQQDPHQTDPGAITSAYRQLVAQAHARGIRVVGATLTPFKGWRVYDETLEATRQAVNAFIRTSGVFDAVADFDAAVRDPADPLTLLPAYDSGDHLHPGDAGYERMAAAIRLDRL; translated from the coding sequence ATGCGACGCTTTCTGGCCGTGGGCGCGGCCATCCTGGCGGGGTTCGGTCTGCTCACGACGTCCGGGAGCGCGAATCCGGAAAGCGCTCTCCCGAACCTCGCGCAGCACGCCGTCGGCGGCTGGGTCGGGACCTGGGCCGCGGCTCCCGCGTCCGCCGTGGCGAACACGCCGGACGGCTACCCGGGCTTCTCGATCCGCAACGTCGTGCACACCAGCGCCGGCGGCGGGCGCGCTCGCGTCCACCTCTCCAACGCCTTCGGGGCCACGCCCCTCACCTTCGGGCACGTCACCATCGCCGTGCAGGGCAGCGGGCCGGACGCGGTGCCCGGCACCCTGCGGTCGCTCACGTTCGGCGGGGCGCCCGGCGTCGTCGTGCCCGCCGGGGCCGAAGCGCTCAGCGACCCCGCCGACCTGCGGGTGCCCGCCGACGCCAACCTGCTCGTGACGACCTACGTCCCGACGAAGTCCGGGCCGGTCACCTACCACCCGGCCGCCGCGCAGACGTCGTACTTCACCCGGGCGGGCGACTTCGCCGCCAGTGAGTCCGGTGCGCCCTACACCGAGCAGACTTCCGTCTGGCACTACGTTTCCGGCGTCGACGTCCAGGGCGGGGCCGAGGCCACGATCGTCGCGCTGGGCGATTCGATCACCGACGGCGTCGGCTCGCAGTCCGGGGCGAACCACCGCTGGCCGGACTACCTCGCCGACCGGCTGCACGGCCGGTTCGGGGTGCTGAACGCGGGCATCAGCGCCAACCGGCTGCTGCTCGACGTGCCCGGGTCCGGCGCGGGCCAGAACGCGCTGTCCCGGTTCGACCGCGACGTGCTCGGCGTCGGCGGCGTGCGGACGCTGATCGTGCTGGAAGGCATCAACGACATCCAGCAGGACCCGCACCAGACCGATCCGGGCGCGATCACGTCGGCCTACCGCCAGCTGGTGGCACAGGCGCACGCACGCGGCATCCGGGTCGTCGGCGCCACGCTCACGCCGTTCAAGGGCTGGCGCGTCTACGACGAAACGCTCGAAGCGACGCGCCAGGCCGTGAACGCGTTCATCCGCACCAGCGGGGTGTTCGACGCCGTCGCCGACTTCGACGCGGCGGTCCGCGACCCCGCCGATCCGCTCACCCTGCTGCCGGCCTACGACTCCGGCGACCACCTCCACCCCGGCGACGCGGGCTACGAGCGGATGGCCGCCGCCATCCGCCTAGACCGGCTGTGA